From a single Lolium rigidum isolate FL_2022 chromosome 7, APGP_CSIRO_Lrig_0.1, whole genome shotgun sequence genomic region:
- the LOC124671183 gene encoding beta-fructofuranosidase, insoluble isoenzyme 7-like has product MHVKPWLDLYGYSVARAIEPRMIWFVVISGARGEGFGCLASKSSTSTGRLGSVVDVLPVALLLGASVHGGVGPFGLLVMASADLEEHTAVFFRVFRHLDTYKVLMCTDLTKSSTKEGVHKTSYGAFLEVDVEKDKFLSLRTLIDHTVVESFGDGGRTCMTARVYPEHVATSSSRLYVFNKGTCAVKVSKLEAWELATAAMNGGASSSIEPDRAL; this is encoded by the exons ATGCATGTGAAACCATGGCTCGATCTGTATGGTTATTCCGTGGCCAGGGCCATTGAGCCAAGGATGATATG GTTTGTGGTAATTTCTGGTGCACGCGGCGAGGGTTTTGGCTGCTTGGCGTCAAAGTCGTCCACGAGCACAGGCAGGCTTGGTTCCGTCGTGGACGTGCTGCCGGTGGCGTTGCTGCTG GGCGCGTCCGTGCACGGTGGAGTCGGCCCGTTCGGGCTGCTCGTCATGGCCTCCGCCGACCTAGAGGAGCACACGGCTGTGTTCTTCAGGGTGTTCAGGCACCTTGACACGTACAAGGTCCTCATGTGCACCGACCTCACAAA GTCATCTACGAAAGAAGGGGTACACAAGACATCCTACGGAGCATTTCTGGAGGTGGACGTGGAGAAGGACAAGTTCTTGTCGCTCAGAACACTG ATCGATCACACGGTGGTGGAGAGTTTCGGCGATGGCGGGAGGACTTGCATGACGGCCCGCGTGTACCCGGAGCACGTGGCGACGAGTAGCAGCCGACTGTACGTGTTCAACAAAGGGACATGTGCCGTGAAGGTCTCCAAGCTGGAGGCGTGGGAGCTAGCGACGGCGGCCATGAATGGTGGAGCCAGTAGTTCCATTGAACCTGACAGGGCTTTGTAG